A stretch of Geomonas oryzisoli DNA encodes these proteins:
- a CDS encoding DEAD/DEAH box helicase, whose protein sequence is MPPSALRHFHPLIQKWFVEKVGQPTDVQLRAWDEISQGRHVLVTAPTGSGKTLAAFLWAINQLVTGAWPCGETRVLYVSPLKALNNDVRRNLLAPLGQLREFFVAHGEAFPPLAVQTRSGDTPGEERRRMLRHPPEILITTPESLNILVTSKGSRATLTGVATVILDEIHAVAGDKRGTHLITAVERLTLLSGEFQRIALSATVRPLETVADFVAGLRQVGQRYQPRPVALVRSEQQKRFELEISAPTAVSSGAEDEFWPALVDRFTDIITRHRSTLFFANSRRTTEKVTRLINEFSGEELAYSHHGSLSREIRLAVEERLKRGELKAIVATNSLELGIDIGKLESVVLIQTPRSISSAIQRIGRSGHGVGEVSSGMLFPTYGMDFVCAAVIAHAIAEGEIEELHPVQAPLDLLPQIILAMGLPEQWHLDELYDFLRCSYPYRNLSRQQFDLVIGMLEGKYADSHVPELRPRVTVDRLEETIATRPALSTLVYLEGGTIPERGYFELRLKETGAKIGELDEEFVWERRLGDTFALGAQVWQITEISHSTVLVIPARKSQQIIPFWRAEELDRDFFYSEKIATFLQSCEERLAQRAEKGEESLVGALMRHHFMDQGAAQMLESYLKLQREASRAPLPHRRHLLIEHFRDPVGGADTEQIILHTLWGNAVNRPFTFALTAAWERRYGYPLQAFYNNDGIALLLPHAMDQLDELLELVTPDNIEPLLRESLEGTGYFGARFRENAGRALLLSRSNFKRRMPLWLNRLRSKKLLASVLRYRDFPVLLETWRSALKDDFDLTNLKRLLEEIQDGTIAVTRVDTREASPFAKGLIWQQTNKYVYEDDTLGGGRKSALGSDFLKELALSPHLRPHLPTELVRLFEEKRQRLAPGYAPDSARELIDWVKERLLVPLEEWPELLRSVARDGGPGPEELLPQVAERVVLLELSGAKAPLIAAVEMIPEVAQGLGKTREQIAVSPVVDDGRLPGLMQQSLDRLWQRGTAAADAGDEDEPGAARVMGKWLGYYGPMKVAALQHILGLEERLLRDALRTLEETGTVLVDQFTEGAAEPQVCDAVNLEALLRMLRRSRRPAFEALDLAQLPLFLAQFQGIVQPGGTPDDLRDRLEQLLGAPLPVALWEEDVLPARVAPYLGAWLDSLMQSSDLLWFGCGPKRISFGFPEDLDLFQDQDDAGTEAMPEHPSLVPADRGHYNLSAICSIAGVTATTATTGLWQEAWRGEVSNDSFVAVRKGILNRFELPQGDSGHRHQVHGRHPRRLPGSRWTRAQEGAGNWFLLPRPQVEIDVLEKEERNKDRVRILLERYGILFRELLMRELPSLQWSRLFRTLRIMEMSGELLSGNFFSGIPGLQFVSQEAYRLLERGLPQDAVFWLNAADPASLCGTGLEGLREALPSRIPSTHLVYHGPHLVLISRRYGKELEFRTDADHPQLESYLALFRTLVSRDFNPLKRITVERVNGEPAKESPYAATLRRFGFQDAYTGLEYWRQYP, encoded by the coding sequence ATGCCGCCATCCGCTTTGAGACATTTCCACCCGCTGATCCAGAAATGGTTCGTCGAGAAAGTGGGACAGCCAACCGATGTCCAGCTGCGCGCCTGGGACGAGATCAGCCAGGGGCGCCACGTCCTGGTAACGGCACCCACCGGCAGCGGCAAGACCCTGGCGGCATTTTTGTGGGCCATCAACCAGTTGGTCACCGGCGCCTGGCCCTGTGGCGAAACCCGCGTCCTCTACGTCTCGCCGCTGAAAGCCCTCAACAACGACGTGCGGCGCAACCTGCTCGCGCCGCTTGGCCAGTTGCGCGAGTTCTTCGTCGCCCATGGCGAAGCGTTCCCCCCCCTCGCCGTCCAGACCAGAAGCGGCGACACCCCCGGCGAGGAGCGTCGCAGGATGCTGCGTCATCCCCCCGAGATCCTGATCACCACCCCGGAAAGCCTCAACATCCTGGTCACTTCCAAGGGAAGCAGGGCCACTCTCACCGGCGTGGCCACCGTGATCCTGGATGAGATTCATGCCGTCGCCGGCGACAAGCGCGGCACCCACCTTATTACCGCGGTGGAACGGCTGACGCTGTTGAGCGGCGAATTCCAACGCATTGCCCTGTCGGCCACGGTGCGCCCGCTGGAAACGGTGGCCGATTTCGTCGCGGGGCTGCGCCAGGTCGGCCAGCGCTACCAGCCGCGCCCGGTGGCGCTGGTGCGAAGCGAACAGCAGAAGCGTTTCGAGCTGGAGATCAGTGCGCCGACGGCGGTTTCTTCCGGCGCGGAGGATGAATTCTGGCCGGCCTTGGTGGACCGGTTCACCGACATCATCACCAGGCACCGCTCCACCCTGTTCTTCGCCAACAGCCGGAGAACGACCGAAAAGGTGACCCGCCTGATCAACGAGTTCTCCGGCGAGGAACTCGCCTACTCGCACCACGGTTCGCTGTCGCGCGAGATCCGGCTCGCCGTCGAAGAACGCCTTAAGCGCGGCGAACTGAAGGCGATCGTGGCGACCAACTCGCTGGAGCTGGGGATCGACATCGGCAAGCTGGAGAGCGTGGTACTGATCCAGACACCACGTTCCATCTCCTCGGCGATCCAGCGCATCGGCCGTTCCGGTCACGGCGTGGGTGAAGTCAGCAGCGGCATGCTCTTCCCCACCTACGGCATGGACTTCGTCTGCGCTGCCGTCATCGCGCACGCCATCGCCGAGGGCGAGATCGAGGAACTGCACCCGGTGCAAGCGCCCCTGGACCTGCTGCCCCAGATCATTCTCGCCATGGGGCTCCCCGAGCAGTGGCACCTGGACGAGCTCTACGATTTCCTTCGCTGCAGCTACCCATACCGCAACCTGTCCCGGCAGCAGTTCGACCTGGTGATCGGCATGCTGGAAGGAAAGTACGCCGATTCCCATGTGCCGGAACTGCGACCGCGGGTGACCGTGGACCGCCTGGAAGAAACCATCGCCACCCGCCCTGCCCTCTCCACGCTGGTCTACCTCGAGGGGGGCACCATACCGGAACGGGGCTACTTCGAGCTCCGCCTGAAGGAGACGGGGGCAAAGATCGGGGAACTGGACGAGGAGTTCGTCTGGGAAAGAAGGCTGGGGGACACCTTCGCACTCGGGGCGCAGGTCTGGCAGATCACCGAGATCAGCCACAGCACGGTGCTGGTGATCCCGGCCCGCAAGTCCCAGCAGATCATTCCCTTCTGGCGCGCCGAGGAACTGGACCGCGACTTTTTCTACTCGGAAAAGATCGCGACCTTCCTGCAATCGTGCGAGGAGCGGTTGGCGCAACGTGCAGAAAAGGGGGAAGAGAGCTTGGTCGGGGCGCTGATGCGCCACCACTTCATGGACCAGGGGGCGGCGCAGATGCTGGAGAGCTATCTAAAGCTGCAAAGGGAGGCGAGCCGGGCCCCGCTGCCCCACCGGCGCCACCTGCTGATCGAGCATTTCCGGGACCCTGTCGGCGGGGCCGATACCGAGCAGATCATCCTGCACACGCTCTGGGGCAACGCCGTGAACCGTCCGTTCACCTTCGCGCTCACCGCTGCCTGGGAGAGGCGCTACGGGTATCCGCTGCAAGCCTTTTACAACAACGACGGCATCGCGCTGCTGCTCCCCCATGCGATGGACCAGTTGGACGAGCTCCTGGAACTGGTCACCCCGGATAACATCGAGCCCCTGCTCAGGGAATCCCTGGAGGGAACCGGCTACTTCGGGGCTCGCTTCCGGGAAAACGCGGGGCGCGCGCTGCTCCTGTCCCGGAGCAACTTCAAGAGGAGGATGCCGCTCTGGCTGAACCGCCTCCGCTCCAAGAAGCTCCTTGCCTCCGTGCTGCGCTACCGTGATTTCCCGGTCCTGCTGGAAACCTGGCGTTCGGCGCTCAAGGACGACTTCGACCTCACCAACCTGAAACGACTTCTGGAGGAGATCCAGGACGGCACCATCGCCGTCACCCGTGTTGACACCAGGGAGGCGTCTCCCTTCGCCAAGGGTCTGATCTGGCAGCAGACCAACAAGTACGTCTACGAGGATGACACCTTGGGAGGCGGTCGGAAGTCCGCCCTCGGCAGTGACTTCCTGAAGGAGCTCGCGCTCTCCCCGCACCTGCGCCCGCACCTCCCCACCGAACTGGTGCGTCTGTTCGAGGAAAAGCGGCAACGGCTGGCGCCCGGCTACGCCCCCGATTCCGCGCGCGAGCTGATTGATTGGGTCAAGGAGAGATTGCTGGTTCCACTCGAGGAGTGGCCTGAGCTGTTACGGTCGGTGGCACGGGATGGCGGTCCCGGCCCGGAGGAGCTGCTGCCGCAGGTCGCGGAGCGGGTGGTCCTTTTGGAGCTCTCCGGTGCTAAGGCCCCGCTGATTGCGGCGGTGGAAATGATTCCGGAAGTCGCGCAGGGACTGGGGAAGACCAGGGAACAAATCGCTGTCTCGCCGGTGGTTGACGATGGGCGTCTACCGGGGCTGATGCAGCAGTCGCTTGACAGGCTCTGGCAACGAGGCACGGCTGCGGCTGACGCAGGGGACGAGGACGAACCCGGTGCCGCGAGGGTGATGGGAAAATGGCTTGGCTACTACGGCCCGATGAAGGTGGCAGCCTTGCAGCACATACTGGGGCTGGAGGAGCGCCTGCTGCGCGACGCACTCCGGACGCTGGAGGAAACGGGGACGGTCCTGGTGGACCAGTTCACAGAGGGAGCGGCGGAGCCGCAGGTTTGTGATGCGGTGAACCTGGAGGCGTTGCTGCGGATGCTGCGCAGGTCGAGAAGACCCGCTTTCGAGGCGCTGGACCTCGCCCAACTCCCTCTGTTCCTGGCGCAATTCCAGGGGATCGTGCAACCTGGCGGCACCCCCGACGACCTGAGGGACCGGCTCGAGCAGCTGCTCGGCGCTCCGCTGCCGGTGGCCCTTTGGGAGGAAGATGTTCTCCCCGCCCGCGTCGCTCCCTATCTGGGTGCCTGGTTGGACAGCTTGATGCAGAGCAGCGACCTGCTCTGGTTCGGCTGCGGCCCCAAAAGGATCTCCTTTGGTTTCCCCGAAGATCTCGATCTGTTCCAGGACCAGGATGATGCCGGGACGGAAGCGATGCCGGAGCATCCGTCACTGGTTCCGGCTGACAGGGGGCACTACAACCTGAGCGCGATCTGTTCCATAGCGGGAGTAACGGCGACAACGGCGACTACGGGGCTATGGCAGGAGGCCTGGCGGGGAGAGGTGAGCAACGATTCGTTCGTCGCGGTGCGCAAGGGAATCTTGAATCGCTTCGAGCTGCCGCAGGGGGATTCGGGGCACCGCCACCAGGTGCACGGCCGGCATCCGCGGCGACTCCCCGGCAGCCGTTGGACCCGGGCCCAGGAAGGTGCCGGTAATTGGTTCCTCCTGCCGCGACCGCAAGTGGAAATCGATGTATTGGAAAAGGAAGAAAGAAACAAGGATCGCGTGCGGATACTGCTGGAGCGTTACGGCATCCTGTTCAGGGAGCTTTTGATGCGGGAGCTCCCCTCCCTGCAATGGAGCCGGCTGTTCAGGACCCTGCGCATCATGGAGATGTCCGGCGAGCTCCTTTCAGGCAATTTCTTCAGCGGCATTCCCGGACTGCAGTTCGTCTCGCAGGAGGCATACCGGCTGTTGGAGCGTGGGTTGCCCCAGGATGCCGTCTTCTGGCTCAACGCCGCCGATCCCGCCTCGCTGTGCGGCACCGGGCTGGAGGGGTTGCGCGAAGCGCTCCCTTCCCGCATACCGTCCACCCACCTGGTCTACCACGGCCCGCACCTGGTCCTCATCTCGAGACGCTACGGAAAGGAATTGGAATTCAGGACAGATGCGGACCACCCGCAGTTGGAGAGCTACCTCGCCTTGTTCAGAACCCTGGTCAGCCGCGACTTCAACCCGCTGAAGCGCATCACCGTGGAGCGGGTCAACGGGGAGCCTGCCAAGGAATCGCCCTACGCCGCGACGCTTCGGCGCTTCGGTTTCCAGGACGCCTACACCGGATTGGAATACTGGCGGCAGTACCCGTAG
- a CDS encoding PQ-loop domain-containing transporter encodes MTFLPALKSLYAANGFVAVLLYLPQITRAWSDRNHALSLSPVTFGGWCIGSFITALYASLLVHDHIFTAVSIGNTVGSGALFLIVVASRIASRRDSSTC; translated from the coding sequence ATGACTTTTCTACCTGCGCTCAAATCCCTCTACGCGGCAAACGGGTTCGTCGCGGTCCTTTTGTACCTGCCACAAATAACGAGGGCATGGAGCGATCGCAACCATGCCCTTTCCCTTTCACCGGTCACCTTCGGCGGCTGGTGCATCGGCTCCTTCATCACCGCCCTCTACGCCTCTTTGCTGGTGCACGATCACATCTTCACCGCGGTGAGCATCGGCAACACCGTCGGCTCCGGCGCGCTTTTCCTAATCGTCGTTGCCAGCCGCATCGCCTCACGGCGCGATTCCTCCACCTGCTGA
- a CDS encoding IscS subfamily cysteine desulfurase produces MTGEGVEQRDGLCGICPAGCFVTATLRDGRLVGVEPRAGTPLGMLCRIGRHSPQIVHDPDRLLYPLRRRGPKGGYDFERITWDEAFDIIVTRLEDLKKDRGPETAAIYTGRGSFDMALCDLFQPADAAVSSASSVLFPFGSPNTLGVGALCYVSFAMIAPHVTMGEMLTTMETDLEQAELIVLWGANPATDSPPLAHRQILQARERGARVVAIDPRRGETAREAEALWIPIRPGTDGALALSLIDVLVEEELYDERFAREWTVGFEELCALAQHYRPESAQAVTGIPAGTIRELARQLAAARGAVPVMYSGLEYSDSGVQAIRAVFILFALAGQLDVPGGLLFRMKENIFPQNRSGLIANPDMKRALGRDRFPVYSSYRGESHASVLPEAVLEGKPYPIRALIVLGGSLITAWPDPELWRRTLGTLDFLVTINRYHTADSAYADIVLPATTYYENVSYMRYGPLFKVRERLVVPQGEARNDFFIQAELARRLGYGGLYPQSEEELLRFALEGTGFTLEEVMAAGGEARVPTVMMQYRKWEKGLLRPDGRPGFNTPSGKFEIASSILAEHGYPSLPVYTEPGEGPLADPVLARDYPLVFNSGARNLHDFRTQHHGVADLSDPLPEPPVTLNAEDAAEHGVADGERVWVETPRGRALFRAQVTEDIARGCIDAAMGGGGPLGPKAWRECNVNQLTDPNRFDPVSGFPVYKTLLCRIVKEEAQEGRAASTAVPSPCSYTAQTVRRLESSPQRLVYLDHNATTPVHAEVREAMLPFLAEEFGNPSSIHGAGNRARSALDAARRTLALALNCTARRIVFTGGGSEADNLAIRGAALAGDGSRRHLITSSVEHPAVLNTCRALEGGGYRLTVLPVDAEGVLRPETLERALEPDTLLVSVMLANNETGALQPVAELADLAHRHGALFHCDAVQALGKLELDVEKLGVDLLTISSHKVHGPKGVGALYLGRDVRLAPIITGGGQERGLRAGTENVPGIVGFAKAVELALQKLHAGEPARLAELRDRLERGILGLLPGARRNGPALQRLPNTLNMHLPGIRGESLVLHLDRQGIALSSGSACKSGNPDPSHALLAMGLTPQQAHCSVRFSLGWSNTEEEMDYVLACLGDLLRETAESVRFVPCR; encoded by the coding sequence ATGACCGGGGAGGGCGTGGAGCAGCGCGATGGACTCTGCGGCATCTGCCCGGCCGGCTGTTTCGTCACCGCGACCCTCCGGGACGGCAGGCTCGTCGGCGTGGAGCCTCGGGCGGGAACTCCCTTGGGGATGCTCTGCCGCATCGGGCGTCATTCGCCTCAGATCGTGCACGATCCTGACCGGCTGCTCTACCCGTTGCGCCGTCGGGGGCCTAAGGGCGGGTACGACTTCGAGCGCATCACCTGGGACGAAGCCTTCGACATCATCGTGACCCGGCTGGAGGATCTCAAAAAGGATCGCGGCCCGGAAACGGCGGCGATCTACACCGGCCGGGGCAGCTTCGACATGGCCCTGTGCGACCTGTTTCAGCCCGCCGACGCGGCGGTCTCCTCCGCCTCCAGCGTCCTCTTTCCGTTCGGTTCCCCCAACACGCTCGGCGTGGGAGCCCTCTGCTACGTCTCCTTCGCGATGATCGCCCCGCACGTCACCATGGGTGAGATGCTGACCACCATGGAGACGGACCTGGAACAGGCGGAGCTGATCGTCCTTTGGGGGGCGAACCCCGCAACCGACTCTCCTCCCCTGGCGCACCGCCAGATACTTCAGGCACGGGAGCGCGGCGCCCGCGTCGTGGCCATTGACCCGCGCCGGGGCGAGACGGCGCGCGAGGCCGAGGCGTTGTGGATCCCGATCCGGCCGGGTACCGACGGGGCGCTGGCCCTGTCGCTGATCGACGTCCTGGTGGAGGAGGAGCTCTACGACGAGCGCTTTGCCAGGGAGTGGACCGTGGGGTTCGAGGAACTTTGCGCCCTGGCGCAGCACTACCGCCCGGAGTCGGCCCAGGCCGTCACCGGGATCCCCGCCGGGACCATTCGCGAGCTGGCGCGGCAGCTGGCCGCCGCCCGCGGCGCCGTGCCGGTGATGTACTCCGGACTGGAGTATTCGGACAGCGGCGTCCAGGCCATCCGTGCCGTGTTTATCCTCTTCGCCCTGGCGGGACAGCTGGACGTTCCCGGCGGGCTTCTGTTCCGCATGAAGGAGAACATCTTCCCGCAGAACCGGTCAGGCCTGATCGCCAACCCCGACATGAAGCGCGCGCTGGGGCGTGACCGTTTCCCGGTCTACAGCTCCTACCGCGGGGAGTCGCACGCCTCGGTCCTCCCCGAGGCGGTCCTGGAGGGAAAGCCATACCCGATCCGCGCCCTGATCGTACTCGGAGGCTCGCTGATCACGGCCTGGCCCGACCCGGAACTCTGGCGCCGGACCCTGGGCACGCTCGACTTTCTGGTTACCATCAACCGCTACCACACCGCCGATTCCGCCTACGCCGACATCGTCCTCCCGGCGACCACCTACTACGAAAACGTCTCCTACATGCGCTACGGTCCGCTGTTCAAGGTGAGGGAACGCCTGGTTGTGCCGCAGGGGGAAGCGCGCAACGACTTCTTCATCCAGGCTGAGCTCGCCAGACGGCTGGGCTACGGCGGGCTCTACCCGCAAAGCGAAGAAGAACTGCTCCGGTTCGCGCTCGAGGGTACCGGCTTCACCCTCGAAGAGGTGATGGCCGCGGGGGGAGAAGCGCGCGTGCCGACCGTGATGATGCAGTACAGGAAGTGGGAGAAGGGGCTGCTGCGCCCGGACGGCAGGCCAGGTTTCAACACCCCCAGCGGCAAGTTCGAGATCGCCTCCTCCATCCTGGCCGAGCACGGTTATCCGTCGCTGCCGGTCTACACCGAGCCCGGGGAGGGACCGTTGGCGGATCCGGTGCTGGCACGGGATTACCCGCTCGTGTTCAACTCAGGCGCGCGCAACCTGCACGACTTCCGCACCCAGCACCACGGCGTGGCCGACCTCTCCGACCCGTTGCCCGAGCCGCCGGTAACCTTGAACGCGGAAGACGCCGCCGAGCACGGTGTGGCCGACGGGGAGCGGGTCTGGGTGGAGACGCCGCGGGGGAGGGCGCTCTTTCGTGCCCAGGTGACCGAGGATATCGCGCGCGGCTGTATCGACGCGGCGATGGGAGGGGGAGGGCCGCTCGGGCCGAAGGCCTGGCGTGAGTGCAACGTGAACCAGCTCACCGACCCGAACCGCTTCGACCCCGTCTCCGGATTCCCGGTGTACAAGACCCTGCTCTGCCGGATCGTGAAAGAGGAAGCGCAGGAGGGGCGCGCCGCATCGACAGCGGTGCCGTCTCCCTGCAGTTACACCGCCCAAACCGTGCGGCGCCTCGAGTCATCACCGCAGCGCCTGGTCTATCTGGACCACAACGCGACCACCCCGGTGCACGCCGAGGTACGCGAGGCGATGCTCCCTTTTCTCGCCGAGGAGTTCGGCAATCCCTCCAGCATCCACGGTGCGGGTAATCGCGCCCGCAGCGCCCTCGACGCAGCCCGGCGGACCCTCGCGTTGGCACTGAACTGCACGGCGCGCCGCATCGTATTTACCGGCGGCGGTTCCGAGGCGGACAACCTCGCCATCCGCGGCGCGGCACTGGCCGGCGACGGCTCCAGGCGTCACCTCATCACCAGCAGCGTAGAGCACCCGGCCGTGCTCAACACCTGCCGGGCCCTGGAGGGGGGCGGCTACCGGCTCACGGTGCTCCCCGTGGATGCGGAAGGGGTGCTGCGTCCGGAAACCCTGGAGCGGGCCCTGGAGCCGGACACGCTGCTGGTCTCGGTGATGCTGGCCAACAACGAGACCGGGGCGCTGCAGCCGGTGGCGGAACTCGCCGACCTCGCCCATCGTCACGGGGCGCTCTTCCACTGCGACGCGGTGCAGGCCCTGGGGAAGCTGGAGCTGGACGTGGAAAAGCTGGGCGTGGATCTGTTGACCATTTCCTCGCACAAGGTGCATGGCCCCAAGGGGGTGGGGGCGCTCTACCTGGGGCGGGATGTGCGTCTTGCGCCGATCATAACGGGAGGGGGACAGGAGCGGGGGCTGCGGGCCGGAACCGAGAACGTCCCCGGCATCGTCGGCTTTGCCAAGGCCGTGGAGCTCGCCCTGCAGAAACTGCATGCCGGGGAGCCGGCTCGCCTGGCGGAACTGCGCGATCGCCTGGAACGGGGGATCCTCGGGCTGCTTCCGGGCGCACGACGCAACGGGCCGGCATTGCAGCGCCTCCCCAACACGCTCAACATGCACCTCCCCGGCATACGGGGCGAGTCGCTGGTGCTGCATCTGGACCGGCAGGGGATCGCGCTGTCGTCGGGGTCCGCCTGCAAGTCGGGGAACCCCGACCCGTCCCACGCGCTGCTCGCCATGGGGCTCACGCCGCAGCAGGCGCACTGCTCGGTGCGCTTTTCGCTGGGGTGGTCGAACACGGAGGAGGAAATGGACTACGTGCTGGCCTGCCTGGGAGACCTGCTGCGCGAGACCGCAGAATCGGTCCGGTTCGTTCCCTGCCGCTGA
- a CDS encoding c-type cytochrome, producing the protein MQRRLVVTMAILALITGGVTGCKKKSEEQAQPPQSVVSTAKSATTNAPPAPSATGLTGEQLFKQHCAVCHPNGGNTITPSKTLSAKAMADRSKITKPEDIVKIMRHPGPGMNKFDEGMISNDDAKKIGQYILSTFP; encoded by the coding sequence ATGCAGAGGCGTTTGGTGGTAACTATGGCAATTTTGGCACTGATAACCGGCGGCGTGACAGGGTGCAAGAAGAAGAGCGAGGAGCAGGCACAACCTCCACAAAGTGTGGTTTCGACCGCCAAGTCGGCAACGACAAACGCTCCGCCGGCTCCGTCGGCGACCGGGCTCACCGGAGAACAGCTCTTCAAGCAGCATTGCGCGGTCTGCCACCCCAACGGCGGCAACACCATCACCCCGTCGAAAACCTTGAGCGCCAAAGCCATGGCCGACCGAAGCAAGATCACCAAGCCGGAGGACATCGTCAAGATCATGCGCCACCCCGGCCCGGGCATGAACAAGTTCGACGAGGGGATGATCTCCAACGACGACGCCAAGAAAATCGGCCAGTACATCCTGTCCACCTTCCCCTGA
- a CDS encoding tetratricopeptide repeat protein yields MKRLVLGALLLAALGGCAGDKGKELFDTAQFEEKQNNREHAKQLYQEIVTKHPDSPLAKQAQERLAALGGK; encoded by the coding sequence ATGAAAAGACTGGTACTGGGGGCGCTGCTGCTGGCCGCGCTTGGTGGCTGCGCCGGAGATAAGGGAAAGGAACTTTTCGACACGGCCCAGTTCGAAGAAAAGCAGAACAACCGGGAACACGCGAAACAGCTGTACCAGGAAATAGTGACGAAACACCCGGACAGCCCGCTGGCAAAACAGGCCCAGGAGAGGCTGGCCGCGTTGGGCGGCAAATAG
- the egtD gene encoding L-histidine N(alpha)-methyltransferase gives MDAFFASPESHLCRNLREACLKRTPAIVQPALSSDPIEDFANACVRGFRSDPRRLESRFLYDAEGSALFEEITRQPEYYLTRTESSILAARAAEIRELTGPLRILELGSGSSQKTDHLLRAWLEQEGPTRYYPVDVSAASLCAACERVGSTYPAVEVVGVQCQYRESFPLLAQLSPVLVAFLGSSIGNFTPEEMSCFVRALAAALRPGDFFLLGLDLVKERSLLESAYNDEAGVTARFTRNLFARMNRELGSAIDLDAIEHAAWYRRDQELVEISARFTRAQSFRLTPPGKTITIGQGELVQTEISRKFRLDRVVPDLERCGFSVERVFTDERRWFALLLLRRRPIYSLRKPRRQL, from the coding sequence ATGGATGCTTTTTTCGCCTCGCCCGAGTCGCATCTTTGCCGCAACCTGCGCGAGGCGTGTCTGAAACGCACCCCCGCCATCGTGCAACCTGCGCTTAGTTCCGATCCCATAGAAGATTTCGCCAACGCCTGTGTGCGCGGCTTCCGCTCCGACCCGCGCCGTCTCGAAAGCCGCTTTCTTTACGACGCCGAGGGGAGTGCCCTTTTCGAGGAGATCACCCGGCAGCCCGAATACTATCTCACCCGCACCGAGTCATCGATACTGGCCGCCCGTGCCGCAGAAATCCGGGAGCTGACCGGCCCCCTCCGCATACTGGAACTAGGGTCGGGGAGCTCCCAGAAGACGGACCACCTGCTGCGGGCCTGGCTGGAGCAGGAAGGACCGACCCGGTACTACCCGGTCGACGTCAGTGCCGCCTCCCTTTGCGCCGCCTGCGAGCGGGTCGGCTCCACGTACCCGGCGGTCGAGGTGGTCGGGGTCCAGTGCCAGTACCGGGAGTCTTTTCCTCTTTTGGCGCAGCTCTCCCCGGTGCTGGTCGCCTTTTTGGGGAGCAGCATCGGCAACTTCACCCCCGAAGAGATGTCGTGCTTCGTCCGCGCGCTGGCCGCAGCGCTGCGCCCCGGCGACTTCTTCCTCCTGGGCCTCGACCTGGTCAAGGAACGGTCACTGCTGGAGTCGGCCTATAATGACGAGGCCGGGGTCACGGCGCGCTTCACACGGAACCTCTTCGCCCGGATGAACCGGGAACTGGGCTCCGCCATCGACCTCGATGCCATCGAGCACGCAGCGTGGTACCGCCGGGACCAGGAGCTGGTGGAGATCTCGGCGCGTTTCACCCGGGCGCAGAGCTTCCGGCTGACCCCTCCGGGAAAGACCATCACCATCGGGCAGGGGGAACTGGTCCAGACCGAGATCAGCAGGAAGTTCCGGCTGGATCGGGTGGTCCCGGACCTGGAGCGCTGCGGCTTCAGCGTGGAAAGGGTGTTCACCGACGAGCGGCGCTGGTTCGCACTCCTGCTGCTGCGCCGTCGCCCCATTTATTCGCTCCGCAAGCCCAGGAGGCAGCTATGA